The Synchiropus splendidus isolate RoL2022-P1 chromosome 1, RoL_Sspl_1.0, whole genome shotgun sequence genome includes a window with the following:
- the cth gene encoding cystathionine gamma-lyase, which translates to MEHKQSNGEDCDLFSGFCQNFKSFATDAIHVGQEPEQWKSMAVVPPISLSTTFKQQAPGKHAGFEYSRSGNPTRNCLEKAVAALDGAKHCLAVASGLAATVTITHMLKCGDGIVCMDDVYGGTNRYFQKIAVTMGLELALVDCTKPELLKAALKDNTKMVWIETPTNPTMKVVDIKACSKLVHDHNKDIVVVVDNTFMSAYFQRPLALGADICMYSATKYMNGHSDVVMGLISVNREDLNERLRFLQNALGGVPSPFDCFLCNRGLKTLHLRMEQHFKNAMAAAKFLEADPRVERVIYPGLPSHPQYDVVKRQSTGCPGMITFYIKGQLEHASTFLSNLKLFAIAESLGGYESLAEHPAIMTHASVPEKERAVLGISDTLIRLSVGLEDEEDIIQDLKQALDAAHPKK; encoded by the exons ATGGAGCACAAACAAAGCAATGGCGAGGATTGCGATCTGTTTTCTGGCTTCTGCCAGAACTTCAAGTCTTTCGCCACGGATGCCATCCATGTGGGCCAGGAGCCGGAGCAATGGAAGTCGATGGCTGTAGTGCCACCGATCTCTCTCTCGACAACATTCAAACAACAAGCGCCCGGAAAACACGCG GGATTTGAATACAGCAGAAGTGGGAACCCCACTAGAAACTGCCTGGAGAAAGCAGTTGCAGCTCTGGATGGAGCTAAACATT GCTTGGCTGTGGCCTCCGGGCTGGCGGCGACGGTGACCATCACTCACATGCTGAAGTGCGGTGACGGAATTGTGTGCATGGATGACGTGTACGGAG GCACAAACCGCTACTTCCAGAAAATTGCCGTCACAATGGGTCTCGAGCTGGCGCTTGTTGATTGTACCAAACCAGAGTTGCTGAAGGCTGCGCTCAAAGACAACACCAAG ATGGTGTGGATAGAAACTCCTACCAACCCAACAATGAAAGTGGTGGACATCAAGGCCTGCTCCAAGTTGGTCCATGATCACAACAAGGACATTGTGGTTGTGGTCGACAACACCTTCATGTCGGCCTATTTCCAG CGCCCCCTGGCTCTGGGAGCAGATATCTGTATGTACTCTGCAACAAAGTACATGAACG GTCACAGTGATGTGGTGATGGGACTGATCTCAGTGAACAGAGAGGATCTCAACGAACGGCTGAGGTTTTTGCAGAATG CTCTCGGGGGTGTACCTTCGCCATTCGACTGCTTCCTCTGCAACAGAGGGCTCAAGACTCTGCACCTTCGaatggaacaacacttcaagaATGCCATGGCAGCTGCCAAATTCCTGGAGGCGGATCCCAGAGTGGAGCGTGTCATTTACCCAG GCCTGCCCTCACACCCGCAGTACGACGTGGTGAAGAGACAAAGCACAGGGTGTCCTGGGATGATCACCTTCTACATCAAGGGGCAGCTGGAACACGCCTCCACCTTCCTCAGTAACCTCAAA CTGTTTGCCATTGCGGAAAGTCTTGGAGGATACGAAAGTTTAGCGGAACATCC GGCGATTATGACCCATGCATCGGTGCCTGAGAAAGAGAGAGCCGTCTTGGGGATCAGTGACACTCTGATCAGACTCTCCGTGGgactggaggatgaagaagacatCATCCAGGACCTGAAACAGGCTTTGGATGCAGCT CATCCAAAGAAGTGA